A genome region from Streptomyces sp. NBC_01296 includes the following:
- a CDS encoding vitamin K epoxide reductase family protein, which produces MTTRGTDADTAPRTVGASRALALLLVITGAAGLLAAWVITIDKFKLLEDPNFTPGCSLNPIVSCGNIMKSEQASAFGFPNPMLGLVAYGIVVCVGMSVLAGARFRPWYWLTLNAGMLFGVGFCMWLMYQSLYNINSLCLWCSLAWVATIFMFWYVTAHNVREGLLPAPGWLRSFLDEFTWVLPVLHVGIIGMLILTRWWDFWTS; this is translated from the coding sequence ATGACGACACGAGGTACGGACGCAGACACCGCCCCGCGGACGGTCGGCGCCAGCCGGGCACTCGCCCTGCTGCTGGTGATCACGGGCGCCGCGGGACTGCTCGCGGCCTGGGTGATCACGATCGACAAGTTCAAGCTGCTCGAGGACCCGAACTTCACGCCGGGCTGCAGCCTGAACCCGATCGTCTCCTGCGGCAACATCATGAAGAGCGAGCAGGCGTCCGCGTTCGGCTTCCCGAACCCGATGCTGGGGCTGGTCGCGTACGGGATCGTGGTCTGCGTCGGCATGAGCGTGCTGGCCGGGGCCCGCTTCCGCCCCTGGTACTGGCTGACCCTCAACGCGGGCATGCTGTTCGGCGTCGGCTTCTGCATGTGGCTGATGTACCAGTCGCTGTACAACATCAACTCGCTGTGCCTGTGGTGCTCGCTGGCGTGGGTCGCCACGATCTTCATGTTCTGGTACGTCACCGCGCACAACGTGCGGGAGGGCCTGCTGCCCGCCCCGGGCTGGCTGCGTTCCTTCCTCGACGAGTTCACCTGGGTGCTGCCGGTCCTGCACGTCGGGATCATCGGCATGCTGATCCTGACGCGCTGGTGGGACTTCTGGACCTCCTGA
- a CDS encoding DUF2470 domain-containing protein, with protein sequence MPAARTVTPDGDVILLVSGESAAARAAAHAQDDDLTAVIEITDVAPVSVPHRIRGRAWLAGWLTQVRGDDRAACAALLAERRPVGELLGLHGRPSFVMLRLEVGEISVDDLWGAEHVDPEDLATAEPDPMVNHETELLQHLAAAHRDRIADLCALLGPRESAAATAVPLALDRLGLRVRFTGDGSSFDARFDFPAPVRDVCELRRAMHHLFAAAGHQGVS encoded by the coding sequence ATGCCGGCCGCGCGGACCGTCACCCCGGACGGGGACGTGATTCTCCTGGTGTCAGGGGAATCCGCGGCTGCCAGAGCAGCCGCTCACGCCCAGGACGACGACCTCACTGCCGTGATCGAGATCACGGATGTGGCGCCGGTGTCCGTGCCCCATCGTATCCGAGGCCGTGCGTGGCTCGCCGGGTGGCTGACGCAGGTGCGCGGGGACGACCGCGCGGCCTGCGCGGCGCTGCTGGCGGAGCGCCGGCCGGTGGGTGAACTCCTCGGTCTGCACGGCCGGCCGTCCTTCGTGATGCTGCGCCTGGAGGTCGGCGAGATCTCGGTGGACGACCTGTGGGGCGCGGAGCACGTGGACCCGGAGGACCTGGCCACGGCGGAGCCGGACCCGATGGTGAACCACGAGACCGAGCTCCTCCAGCACCTGGCCGCCGCGCACCGCGACCGGATCGCGGACCTGTGCGCGCTGCTGGGCCCGCGGGAGAGCGCCGCCGCGACCGCGGTCCCCCTGGCCCTGGACCGGCTGGGCCTGCGAGTCCGCTTCACGGGCGACGGCTCCTCCTTCGACGCCCGCTTCGACTTCCCGGCGCCGGTACGCGACGTCTGCGAGCTGCGCCGGGCGATGCACCACCTGTTCGCGGCGGCGGGCCACCAGGGGGTGTCTTAG
- a CDS encoding replication-associated recombination protein A: protein MEPDLFTAAAEDRREKDPASSPLAVRMRPRTLDEVVGQQHLLKPGSPLRRLVGDGAGGPAGASSVILWGPPGIGKTTLAYVVSQATQKRFVELSAITAGVKEVRAVIEGAKRAAGGYGKDTVLFLDEIHRFSKAQQDSLLPAVENRWVTLIAATTENPYFSIISPLLSRSLLLTLEPLTDEDLSALMRRALTEERGLGGAVTLPADAEAHLLRIAGGDARRALTALEAGAGSAIAKGESEISLRTVEEAVDRAAVKYDRDGDQHYDVASALIKSIRGSDVDAALHYLARMIEAGEDPRFIARRLMISASEDIGLADPTALPLAVAAAQAVAMIGFPEAALTLSHATIALALAPKSNTATTAIGAALADVRAGLAGPVPTHLRDGHYKGAAKLGHAVGYVYPHDVPGAIAAQQYAPDAVHGKRYYEPTRYGAEARYADVVEKVRERLRGGA, encoded by the coding sequence GTGGAACCAGACCTGTTCACCGCCGCTGCCGAAGACCGCCGGGAGAAGGATCCGGCGAGCTCTCCGCTCGCCGTCCGGATGCGCCCGCGCACCCTGGACGAGGTCGTCGGCCAGCAGCACCTGCTGAAGCCCGGATCACCGCTGCGGCGGCTGGTCGGGGACGGGGCGGGCGGTCCGGCCGGTGCCTCGTCCGTGATCCTGTGGGGCCCGCCGGGCATCGGCAAGACCACCCTCGCGTACGTGGTGAGCCAGGCGACGCAGAAGCGGTTCGTGGAGCTGTCGGCGATCACGGCGGGCGTGAAAGAGGTACGCGCCGTCATCGAGGGCGCCAAGCGGGCGGCCGGCGGGTACGGCAAGGACACAGTCCTCTTCCTCGACGAGATCCACCGCTTCAGCAAGGCCCAGCAGGACTCGCTGCTCCCGGCCGTCGAGAACCGCTGGGTGACGCTGATCGCCGCGACCACGGAGAACCCGTACTTCTCGATCATCTCCCCGCTGCTGTCGCGGTCGCTGCTGCTCACGCTGGAGCCGCTGACGGACGAGGACCTGAGCGCGCTGATGCGGCGGGCGCTGACGGAGGAGCGGGGCCTGGGCGGGGCGGTGACCCTTCCGGCGGACGCGGAGGCGCACCTGCTGCGGATCGCCGGCGGCGACGCCCGGCGGGCGCTGACGGCGCTGGAGGCGGGTGCCGGTTCGGCGATCGCCAAGGGGGAGTCCGAGATCAGCCTCCGGACGGTGGAGGAGGCGGTCGACCGGGCGGCGGTGAAGTACGACCGGGACGGGGACCAGCACTACGACGTGGCGAGCGCGCTGATCAAGTCGATCCGCGGATCGGACGTGGACGCGGCGCTGCACTATCTGGCGCGGATGATCGAGGCGGGGGAGGACCCTCGGTTCATCGCGCGCCGCCTGATGATCTCGGCGAGCGAGGACATCGGGCTGGCGGACCCGACGGCCCTGCCGCTCGCGGTGGCCGCGGCGCAGGCGGTGGCGATGATCGGTTTCCCGGAGGCGGCGCTGACCCTCTCGCACGCGACGATCGCGCTGGCCCTGGCCCCGAAGTCGAACACGGCGACGACCGCGATCGGCGCGGCGCTGGCGGATGTCCGGGCGGGGCTGGCCGGCCCGGTGCCGACGCATCTGCGGGACGGGCACTACAAGGGCGCGGCGAAGCTGGGCCACGCGGTGGGGTACGTGTACCCGCACGACGTGCCGGGCGCGATCGCTGCGCAGCAGTACGCCCCTGATGCGGTGCACGGGAAGCGGTACTACGAGCCGACGCGGTACGGCGCGGAAGCGCGGTACGCGGACGTGGTGGAGAAGGTCCGAGAACGCCTCCGCGGCGGTGCCTGA
- a CDS encoding ABC transporter permease — protein MSTATTVTTGDRAAAAAKALPGAWALGLSRGALEIRQFVRQRDAMIFTFAFPIVFLALFASIFGDSVENTGVTASQLYAAGMVAAGIMSTSFQSLGISIAVERDEKVLRRLRGTPMPPAAYFLGKVWMVLATGLAETAILLLVGSTLFDLDLPTSAAKWLTFGWIFVLGLTGCALLGIAISSLPKSGKSASSVVVLPFLILQFISGVFIPVNAIPDWLLNIGALFPLKWMCQGLRGVFLPESAAVLEQAGSWEYGKVALVLGAWVVGGLVLCLLTFKWKNRRDG, from the coding sequence ATGAGCACCGCCACCACCGTGACGACCGGCGACCGGGCCGCCGCGGCCGCGAAGGCGCTGCCCGGCGCCTGGGCCCTGGGCCTGAGCCGCGGGGCCCTGGAGATCAGGCAGTTCGTGCGCCAGCGCGACGCGATGATCTTCACCTTCGCCTTCCCCATCGTCTTCCTCGCCCTCTTCGCCTCGATCTTCGGCGACAGCGTGGAGAACACCGGGGTCACCGCCTCCCAGCTGTACGCGGCCGGCATGGTCGCGGCGGGCATCATGTCCACCAGCTTCCAGTCGCTCGGCATCTCGATCGCCGTCGAACGGGACGAGAAGGTGCTGCGCCGGCTGCGCGGGACGCCGATGCCCCCGGCCGCGTACTTCCTCGGCAAGGTCTGGATGGTGCTGGCCACCGGACTCGCCGAGACCGCGATCCTGCTGCTCGTCGGCTCCACCCTGTTCGACCTCGACCTGCCGACGTCCGCCGCCAAGTGGCTCACCTTCGGCTGGATCTTCGTCCTCGGCCTGACCGGGTGCGCCCTGCTCGGCATCGCGATCAGCAGCCTGCCCAAATCCGGCAAGAGCGCCAGCTCGGTGGTCGTCCTGCCGTTCCTGATCCTGCAGTTCATCTCCGGCGTGTTCATCCCGGTCAACGCGATCCCGGACTGGCTGCTGAACATCGGCGCGCTCTTCCCGCTCAAGTGGATGTGCCAGGGTCTGCGCGGGGTGTTCCTGCCGGAGTCCGCGGCCGTCCTGGAGCAGGCGGGCAGCTGGGAGTACGGAAAGGTCGCCCTGGTCCTGGGGGCCTGGGTCGTCGGAGGATTGGTGCTGTGTCTGCTGACCTTCAAGTGGAAGAACCGCCGCGACGGCTGA
- a CDS encoding peptidylprolyl isomerase, whose amino-acid sequence MVTSDQRRRQLAREKYERQQKRRAEARRKSRQRAAVIGAAVAVVVATLVGLVVGGVFDRDKKDQAADPAANPSASPSPKQSPSPAMAIDKNAKYAFDLKTSAGEVKFEMDAAKTPETVNSFKSLADKGFFDNTKCHRLTTSGIFVLQCGDPEGTGMGGPGYTIADENLDSLGKPNEQGQVIYPAGTVAMANTGQPHSGGSQFFLVYKDSPLAPSYTPFGKIDAAGLKALEAVAKAGTADGGQDGAPKTPVTIEKGAVTRN is encoded by the coding sequence GTGGTCACGAGCGATCAGCGGCGGCGACAGCTCGCCAGGGAGAAGTACGAGCGCCAGCAGAAGCGCCGGGCCGAGGCCCGGCGGAAGTCGCGCCAGCGTGCGGCCGTGATCGGCGCGGCGGTGGCCGTGGTGGTCGCGACGCTGGTCGGCCTCGTGGTGGGCGGCGTCTTCGACAGGGACAAGAAGGACCAGGCGGCGGATCCGGCGGCGAACCCGTCGGCCTCGCCCTCGCCGAAGCAGTCGCCCTCGCCGGCGATGGCGATCGACAAGAACGCGAAGTACGCGTTCGACCTGAAGACCAGCGCGGGCGAGGTCAAGTTCGAGATGGACGCGGCGAAGACGCCGGAGACCGTCAACTCGTTCAAGTCGCTCGCGGACAAGGGCTTCTTCGACAACACCAAGTGCCACCGCCTCACCACGTCCGGGATCTTCGTACTCCAGTGCGGCGACCCGGAGGGCACGGGCATGGGCGGCCCCGGCTACACCATCGCGGACGAGAACCTCGACTCGCTGGGCAAGCCGAACGAGCAGGGCCAGGTGATCTACCCGGCGGGCACGGTGGCGATGGCCAATACCGGCCAGCCGCACAGCGGCGGCAGCCAGTTCTTCCTGGTCTACAAGGACAGCCCGCTGGCGCCTTCGTACACGCCGTTCGGCAAGATCGACGCGGCGGGCCTGAAGGCGCTCGAGGCGGTGGCCAAGGCCGGTACCGCCGACGGCGGCCAGGACGGGGCCCCCAAGACCCCGGTGACCATCGAGAAGGGCGCCGTCACCCGGAACTGA
- the hisS gene encoding histidine--tRNA ligase — protein sequence MSTFKAPKGTYDLIPPYSAKYLAVRDAISGPLRLSGYGYVETPGFEDVDLFARGVGESTDIVTKEMYTLTTKGGANLALRPEGTASVLRAALEANLHKAGGLPVKLWYSGSYYRYERPQKGRYRHFSQVGAEAIGAEDPALDAELIILADQAYRTLGLRNFRILLNSLGDKECRPVYREALQGFLRGLDLDEETVRRAEINPLRVLDDKRAEVQKQLVGAPMLRDYLCDACKTYHEEVRALITAAGVAFEDDEKLVRGLDYYTRTTFEFVHDGLGSQSAVGGGGRYDGLSEMIGGPALPSVGWALGVDRTVLALEAEGVELDIPPTTSVFAVALGEAKPVLFGLVTELRKAGVAADISYGGKGLKGAMKDANRSGARFAIVAGDRDLAEGVVQLKDMESGEQSPVAVTDVVGVLRTKLA from the coding sequence GTGAGCACCTTCAAGGCCCCCAAGGGCACGTACGACCTGATCCCGCCGTACTCGGCGAAGTACCTGGCCGTCCGCGACGCCATCTCAGGCCCCCTGCGGCTGTCCGGCTACGGGTACGTCGAGACGCCGGGCTTCGAGGACGTCGACCTGTTCGCGCGCGGCGTCGGCGAGTCCACCGACATCGTGACCAAGGAGATGTACACCCTCACGACGAAGGGCGGGGCCAACCTCGCGCTGCGTCCCGAGGGCACCGCGTCCGTGCTGCGCGCGGCCCTGGAGGCGAACCTGCACAAGGCCGGCGGCCTGCCGGTCAAGCTCTGGTACTCGGGCTCGTACTACCGCTACGAGCGCCCGCAGAAGGGCCGCTACCGCCACTTCTCGCAGGTGGGCGCCGAGGCGATCGGCGCCGAGGACCCGGCGCTGGACGCCGAGCTGATCATCCTGGCCGACCAGGCGTACCGCACGCTCGGCCTGCGCAACTTTCGGATCCTGCTGAACTCGCTGGGCGACAAGGAGTGCCGCCCGGTGTACCGCGAGGCGCTCCAGGGCTTCCTGCGCGGGCTGGACCTGGACGAGGAGACCGTCCGCCGGGCAGAGATCAACCCGCTGCGCGTCCTCGACGACAAGCGGGCCGAGGTGCAGAAGCAGCTGGTCGGCGCGCCGATGCTGCGGGACTACCTGTGCGACGCGTGCAAGACGTACCACGAGGAGGTGCGGGCGCTGATCACGGCGGCCGGGGTCGCCTTCGAGGACGACGAGAAGCTGGTGCGCGGACTCGACTACTACACGCGGACCACGTTCGAGTTCGTCCACGACGGTCTGGGCTCGCAGTCCGCGGTCGGCGGCGGCGGCCGCTACGACGGACTGTCCGAGATGATCGGCGGCCCTGCCCTGCCGTCGGTGGGCTGGGCGCTGGGCGTGGACCGTACGGTGCTGGCGCTCGAAGCGGAGGGCGTCGAACTGGACATCCCGCCGACGACGTCGGTGTTCGCGGTGGCGCTGGGCGAGGCGAAGCCGGTGCTGTTCGGGCTGGTCACGGAGCTCCGCAAGGCCGGTGTCGCGGCGGACATCTCGTACGGGGGCAAGGGCCTCAAGGGTGCGATGAAGGACGCCAACCGCTCCGGGGCGCGGTTCGCGATCGTCGCCGGTGACCGCGACCTCGCCGAGGGCGTGGTCCAGCTGAAGGACATGGAGTCCGGGGAGCAGTCCCCGGTCGCCGTGACGGACGTGGTCGGGGTCCTCCGGACCAAGCTGGCCTGA
- a CDS encoding response regulator transcription factor, which translates to MIRILLADDHPVVREGLRGMLSAEPDLEVVAEAANGPQAEALAAQLAPELDLILMDLRMPGGDGVESIARISAAGLPVRVVVLTTYENDRDILRAVEAGAAGYLLKDMARAELAEAVRAAVRGETVLAPSVAGRLVDRLRTRPERPRLSDREVAVLRLVAEGATNAEIGRRLFVAESTIKTHLLRIFAKLEVTDRTAAVTTAMRHDLL; encoded by the coding sequence ATGATCCGCATCCTGCTGGCCGACGACCACCCGGTGGTACGGGAGGGCCTGCGCGGCATGCTCAGCGCGGAGCCGGACCTGGAGGTCGTCGCGGAGGCCGCGAACGGCCCGCAGGCGGAGGCGCTGGCCGCGCAGCTGGCCCCCGAGCTGGACCTGATCCTGATGGACCTGCGCATGCCGGGCGGTGACGGCGTCGAGTCCATCGCGCGGATCAGCGCGGCCGGGCTGCCGGTCCGGGTGGTGGTCCTGACGACGTACGAGAACGACCGGGACATCCTGCGCGCGGTGGAGGCGGGGGCGGCGGGCTACCTGCTGAAGGACATGGCGCGCGCGGAACTGGCCGAGGCCGTCCGCGCGGCGGTGCGGGGCGAGACGGTCCTGGCCCCGTCGGTGGCGGGCCGCCTGGTGGACCGCCTGCGCACCCGCCCGGAGCGCCCGCGCCTGTCGGACCGGGAGGTCGCGGTCCTCCGGCTGGTCGCGGAGGGTGCGACGAACGCGGAGATCGGCCGCCGCCTGTTCGTGGCGGAGTCGACGATCAAAACGCACTTGCTGCGGATCTTCGCGAAGCTCGAGGTCACGGACCGCACGGCTGCCGTGACGACGGCCATGCGCCACGACTTGCTCTGA
- a CDS encoding sensor histidine kinase yields the protein MSADLQVEEPPRRLNGFTGTAGARESHVWDRAFGPWDLYFGVVWAATVAFVLGADFPALSYRVPAAALLALLIPWYAWAGRPLLLKDPGAEPRLSLRYLGVMLALFLPAAFLVGETRLITFALAPHCFMLLPLRRAIGAMAVVSLLPVAGWALLWRPEGHIVFINAVGSFVTLAFSSFFGAWILRIIEQSQERASLISELDASREEVARLSAAQGAHAERERMSREIHDTLAQGFTSLLMLVQAVQSELDTDPEQAHRHLELMAATARQNLAEARALVSGGAPADLDAGSLPDAVRRLAARQDPPAAVSVTGEARPLAAALEVVALRSCQESLSNASKHAGPRAQCSVSLAYGDCELTVTVRDTGRGFDPAAPASGHGLRGLRARAAEVGAAAAIDSAAHAGTTVTVTLPIR from the coding sequence GTGTCTGCTGACCTTCAAGTGGAAGAACCGCCGCGACGGCTGAACGGCTTCACCGGTACGGCCGGAGCCCGCGAATCCCACGTCTGGGACCGCGCGTTCGGGCCGTGGGACCTCTACTTCGGCGTCGTGTGGGCCGCGACCGTCGCCTTCGTCCTGGGCGCGGACTTCCCGGCGCTGTCGTACCGGGTCCCCGCCGCCGCCCTGCTCGCGCTGCTGATCCCCTGGTACGCGTGGGCCGGCCGGCCCCTGCTCCTGAAGGATCCGGGGGCCGAACCGCGGCTCTCCCTGCGCTACCTGGGCGTGATGCTGGCCCTCTTCCTGCCCGCCGCCTTCCTGGTGGGCGAGACCCGGCTGATCACCTTCGCGCTCGCCCCGCACTGCTTCATGCTGCTGCCCCTGCGCCGGGCGATCGGCGCGATGGCGGTGGTGTCGCTGCTGCCGGTGGCGGGCTGGGCACTGCTGTGGCGGCCGGAGGGCCACATCGTCTTCATCAACGCGGTCGGCTCGTTCGTCACCCTCGCCTTCTCCTCCTTCTTCGGCGCCTGGATCCTCCGGATCATCGAGCAGAGCCAGGAGCGGGCCTCGCTGATCTCCGAACTCGACGCCAGCCGGGAGGAGGTGGCCCGGCTCTCCGCCGCACAGGGCGCCCATGCCGAAAGGGAACGCATGTCCCGCGAGATCCACGACACCCTCGCCCAGGGCTTCACGAGTCTGCTGATGCTGGTCCAGGCGGTGCAGTCGGAGCTGGACACCGACCCGGAGCAGGCCCACCGGCACCTGGAGCTGATGGCCGCCACCGCCCGGCAGAACCTGGCCGAGGCCCGGGCCCTGGTCTCGGGCGGCGCCCCCGCCGACCTGGACGCCGGCTCGCTGCCGGACGCCGTACGCCGCCTCGCGGCCCGGCAGGACCCGCCTGCGGCGGTGTCGGTGACCGGGGAGGCCCGGCCGCTGGCCGCGGCGCTGGAGGTGGTGGCCCTGCGGTCCTGCCAGGAATCCCTGTCGAACGCGTCGAAGCACGCCGGGCCCCGGGCGCAGTGCTCGGTGTCCCTGGCCTACGGTGACTGCGAACTGACCGTCACGGTCCGGGACACCGGGCGGGGCTTCGACCCGGCGGCCCCCGCCTCGGGCCACGGCCTGCGGGGGCTGCGCGCCCGCGCGGCGGAGGTCGGCGCCGCCGCGGCGATCGACAGCGCGGCGCATGCCGGCACCACGGTGACCGTGACACTCCCGATCCGCTGA
- a CDS encoding ABC transporter ATP-binding protein, protein MTRNAVEVRGLRKQYGEVTAVDGLDLTIRQGEVFGLLGPNGAGKSTTVEILQGHRVRDGGEVAVLGADPATAGRAWRSRVGIVWQDESAPAELTVRETVEHFARYYPAPRDPAEVIALVGLEQKREQRVKGLSGGQRRRLDVALGVIGGPELLLLDEPTTGFDPAARRQFWDLIRLLAAEGTTIVLTTHYLEEAEALADRLAVIASGKVVAEGEPAELRSRFGTGATVEWTGADGTPQSVATETPTRTVAELMARFDGEIPGLKIGRPTLEDVYLRLTGQLVPTPAQQLEDAR, encoded by the coding sequence ATGACACGCAACGCGGTGGAAGTACGGGGGCTTCGCAAGCAGTACGGCGAAGTCACCGCAGTGGACGGACTCGATCTGACGATCCGGCAGGGCGAGGTCTTCGGCCTCCTCGGGCCCAACGGCGCCGGCAAGAGCACGACGGTGGAGATCCTGCAGGGCCACCGGGTACGGGACGGCGGCGAGGTCGCCGTGCTCGGCGCGGACCCGGCCACCGCCGGGCGGGCCTGGCGCTCGCGCGTCGGGATCGTCTGGCAGGACGAGTCGGCGCCCGCGGAACTGACGGTACGGGAGACGGTCGAGCACTTCGCCCGCTACTACCCGGCCCCGCGCGATCCGGCCGAAGTCATCGCCCTGGTAGGCCTGGAGCAGAAGCGCGAGCAGCGGGTGAAGGGCCTCTCGGGCGGCCAGCGGCGCCGGCTCGACGTGGCGCTGGGCGTCATCGGCGGTCCCGAGCTGCTGCTCCTCGACGAGCCGACCACCGGCTTCGACCCGGCGGCCCGCCGCCAGTTCTGGGACCTGATCCGGCTGCTCGCCGCCGAGGGCACCACCATCGTGCTCACCACGCACTACCTGGAGGAGGCCGAGGCCCTCGCCGACCGCCTCGCGGTCATCGCGAGCGGCAAGGTCGTCGCCGAGGGCGAACCGGCCGAGCTGCGCTCCCGCTTCGGAACCGGCGCCACCGTCGAGTGGACCGGGGCCGACGGCACCCCGCAGAGCGTCGCCACCGAGACCCCCACCCGTACGGTCGCCGAGCTCATGGCCCGCTTCGACGGGGAGATCCCGGGGCTGAAGATCGGCCGGCCCACCTTGGAGGACGTGTACCTGCGCCTCACGGGCCAGCTCGTACCCACGCCCGCACAGCAGCTGGAGGACGCACGATGA
- the rpsD gene encoding 30S ribosomal protein S4, whose product MNQKRPKVKKSRALGIALTPKAVKYFEARPYPPGEHGRGRKQNSDYKVRLLEKQRLRAQYDISERQMARAYDRAKKAEGKTGEALVVELERRLDALVLRSGIARTIYQARQMVVHGHIEVNGGKVDKPSFRVRPDDVITVRERSREKVPFQVAREGGYAGEGETPRYLQVNLKALAFRLDRDPNRKEIPVICDEQLVVEYYAR is encoded by the coding sequence GTGAACCAGAAGCGACCCAAGGTCAAGAAGTCGCGTGCCCTCGGCATTGCGCTGACCCCGAAGGCCGTCAAGTACTTCGAGGCCCGCCCCTACCCGCCGGGCGAGCACGGCCGTGGCCGCAAGCAGAACTCGGACTACAAGGTTCGTCTGCTGGAGAAGCAGCGTCTGCGCGCTCAGTACGACATCTCCGAGCGTCAGATGGCCCGCGCGTACGACCGCGCCAAGAAGGCCGAAGGCAAGACGGGCGAGGCGCTTGTCGTCGAGCTCGAGCGTCGCCTCGACGCCCTGGTTCTGCGTTCGGGCATCGCCCGCACCATCTACCAGGCTCGCCAGATGGTCGTTCACGGCCACATCGAGGTCAACGGTGGCAAGGTCGACAAGCCGTCGTTCCGTGTCCGCCCGGACGACGTCATCACCGTGCGCGAGCGCAGCCGCGAGAAGGTTCCGTTCCAGGTTGCCCGTGAGGGTGGCTACGCAGGCGAGGGCGAGACCCCGCGCTACCTGCAGGTCAACCTGAAGGCCCTGGCCTTCCGCCTGGACCGCGACCCGAACCGCAAGGAAATCCCGGTCATCTGCGACGAGCAGCTCGTCGTCGAGTACTACGCCCGCTGA
- a CDS encoding MBL fold metallo-hydrolase: MLIAGFPAGAWGTNCYVVAPAAGEECVIIDPGHQATQGVEETLKKHRLKPVAVVLTHGHIDHVASVVPVCGAHDVPAWIHPEDRYMMSDPEKALGRSIGMPLMGELTVGEPDDVRELTDGAGLKLAGMDFSVAHAPGHTKGSVTFRMPELADIPPVFFSGDLLFAGSIGRTDLPGGSHAEMLESLARVCLPLDDSTVVLSGHGPQTTIGRERATNPYLREVAAGLGDGTAAPRRGM; the protein is encoded by the coding sequence GTGCTGATTGCCGGGTTCCCCGCCGGGGCCTGGGGGACCAACTGTTACGTGGTCGCCCCCGCCGCCGGTGAGGAGTGCGTCATCATCGACCCGGGCCACCAGGCCACCCAGGGTGTCGAGGAGACGCTGAAGAAGCATCGGCTCAAGCCCGTCGCGGTCGTCCTCACCCACGGCCACATCGACCACGTGGCCTCGGTGGTCCCGGTGTGCGGAGCACACGACGTACCGGCCTGGATCCACCCCGAGGACCGCTACATGATGAGCGACCCGGAGAAGGCCCTGGGCCGCTCCATCGGGATGCCGCTGATGGGCGAGCTCACCGTGGGCGAGCCGGACGACGTCCGCGAGCTGACGGACGGCGCCGGGCTGAAGCTGGCCGGCATGGACTTCTCGGTGGCGCACGCGCCCGGGCATACCAAGGGGTCGGTGACCTTCCGGATGCCCGAGCTGGCCGACATCCCGCCGGTCTTCTTCTCGGGCGACCTGCTGTTCGCCGGCTCCATCGGACGCACCGACCTGCCCGGCGGCTCCCACGCCGAGATGCTCGAGTCGCTGGCCCGCGTGTGCCTGCCGCTCGACGACTCGACCGTGGTGCTGTCCGGTCACGGTCCCCAGACCACCATCGGCCGCGAGCGCGCGACGAACCCGTACCTGAGGGAAGTCGCCGCCGGGCTCGGAGACGGCACCGCCGCTCCACGACGAGGAATGTGA